In Antechinus flavipes isolate AdamAnt ecotype Samford, QLD, Australia chromosome 3, AdamAnt_v2, whole genome shotgun sequence, a genomic segment contains:
- the CXADR gene encoding coxsackievirus and adenovirus receptor, with product MKLLLCFALLCWTADMTRSVTITTTEESFEKAKGETVHFPCKFTVSPEDQEPLHIEWIKSPPDNQRVDEEIILYFGGNIYDKYSKNLKGRVYFTSSEPRLGDASINITDIQLSDMGTYQCKVKKLPGIANKKIQLSVLVKPSGTRCYLDGSSEIGSDFKLRCESEGSLPLYYEWQKIPNTEKFPPVSLSDLNPAIISVRNATPEYSGTYSCTVKNRVGFDKCTLTVNVIPPSNTAGTIAGAIIGTLCGLLLLGLLIFCCCKKRKEEKYEKEVHHDIREDVPPPKSRTSTARSYIGSNHSSLGSMSPSNIEGYSKTQYNQVPSEDFDRTPQSPSFPPAKVAASNLSRMGAIPVMIPAQSKDGSIV from the exons acATGACTAGAAGTGTGACTATAACCACTACTGAAGAATCCTTTGAAAAAGCCAAGGGTGAAACAGTTCATTTCCCTTGCAAATTTACAGTCAGCCCAGAAGACCAAGAACCACTACACATTGAATGGATTAAATCACCACCTGATAACCAAAGGGTTGATGAAGAG ataattttatattttggagGCAACATTTATGATAAATACTCTAAAAATCTGAAAGGACGAGTTTATTTTACAAGCAGTGAGCCCAGATTAGGTGATGCATCAATTAACATAACAGATATACAGTTATCAGATATGGGCACATATCAATGCAAAGTGAAAAAACTTCCTGGTattgcaaacaaaaaaattcagctTTCTGTGCTtg ttaagCCTTCAGGAACAAGATGTTACCTTGATGGATCATCAGAGATTGGCAGTGACTTTAAACTAAGATGTGAATCAGAAGGTTCACTTCCTTTATACTATGAATGGCAAAAAATTCCCAACACAGAGAAATTTCCTCCTGTGTCATTATCAG ATCTCAACCCAGCTATTATTTCTGTACGAAATGCCACTCCAGAATATTCTGGCACATACAGCTGTACAGTTAAAAACCGAGTTGGTTTTGATAAATGCACTTTGACAGTGAATGTCATTCCTC CTTCAAACACTGCTGGTACAATTGCTGGAGCCATTATAGGAACTTTGTGTGGTCTGTTGCTCCTGGGTCTTCTAATCTTTTGCTGCTGTAAAAAACGCaaggaggaaaaatatgaaaaagaagttCACCATGATATCAG AGAAGACGTTCCTCCTCCAAAGAGCCGTACATCTACAGCCAGAAGCTACATTGGTAGCAATCATTCATCTCTCGGATCAATGTCTCCTTCCAACATAGAAGGCTATTCCAAAACTCAGTATAACCAAGTACCAAGTGAAGACTTTGATCGTACTCCACAGAGCCCAAGTTTTCCACCAGCTAAAGTAGCAGCATCTAATCTAAGTAGAATGGGAGCTATTCCTGTGATGATACCAGCACAAAGCAAAGATGGGTCAATAGTATAA